The Corynebacterium callunae DSM 20147 genomic sequence TAACGCGTCCAGCACCCCGGCTGGTCCGGCGGGATTAATGCCGTCAGCCGGGGCCAGGGTGTGCTGCTGGGAAAACGCATTATCGACGAGTTCCCCTGCCTTAACACCTAATTGATCTTCCTTTGGCTCGCCCAAAGTAAAACTCTTGAGTCCAGCAATATTTAGTTCTTGAACAAGTTCAGTGAGATAAACATCATCAGCACCAATTACGGCAACTGGGCCATGAAGAACCTTGGCTTTGGCCAATGCGTATTCGCGCATGGAGCCATGCCAGTCAATATGATCCTCAGCGAGGTTGAGCAAGACACCCGCATCTGGAGTGAAGGTGGGAGCCCAATGCAATTGGAAGCTGGAGAGCTCCGCTACCAAGACGTCAACGCGCTCTTTGGCGTTAAGCGCTTCAGAAACTGGCAATCCAATATTTCCAACGGCCTTGGCTGCAAAGCCGCCCTCATTCATCATCCCCGCCAGCATGGCGGTGGTGGTGGTTTTTCCATTGGTTCCGGTGACTGCAAGCCACGTGCGAGGCTTGCCGAAAACACCTGCCTGGTCCAGGCGCCAAGCAACCTCAACGTCCCCTACGACCTCAAGGCCGTGGCGGTGGGCGTCGACAAGCAAAGGGCTGTCTGGATGCCAGCCTGGTGAGGTGACGACCAAGGAGAAGGTATCAAGTTCGGCGCGGGCGCGGTCGGTGCTCATGTCCTGGGCGTCGACCAATTCAATGAGCATATGGCGCGCAGTTTCATTGTCATCGGCGACAACCACAGTGCACTTGAGGTCAGTGAGCATGCGGGCGATGGAAATGCCCGACACACCGGCACCGGCTACGAGGATACGTCCCTGCAATTCAGCTGGGAGTGTTGAAATATCAGTCATCTTTTATACCTCTGCCAAACTCAGCCAGTCACTATAAAACACTGCCATGCCACCAAGCACACCCATAACGACAATAAGCCAGAAACGAATGACCACGGTGGTTTCCGCCCAGCCTACTGCCTCAAAGTGGTGGTGGATGGGAGCCATCTTAAAGACGCGCTTGCCACGAGTTTTGAAAACAAAGATCTGGATGGCAACGGAAGCAACCTCAATAACAAAGAGGGAGCCGATAATAACCATCAGCAACTCGGTGCGAGTAACTACCGAAAGGCCAGCGACCAGGCCGCCCAATGCGAGAGAACCGGTATCACCCATGAAGATCTTGGCCGGTGCGGCATTCCACCACAAGAAGCCCAAGGTCGCACCCAATCCGGCAGCACACAAGATGGAAATATCCAGTGGATCGCGGACGGTGTAGCAGCCTGCTTCTACGGCAGTATCGCAAGAGTTACGGAATTGCCAGAAGGTGATCAAGGTATAAGCACCCATCACAAAAGCAGTCGTACCAGCAGCTAAGCCGTCTAGACCGTCAGTGATATTAACTGCATTTGACCAGGCACTAACCACCACATAAATGAAAATGAGGAAGATAATGATGCCAATAATGCTGCCACCAAAGGCTAGGTCAATGGTGTCAATATCGCGGATGAAGGAAAGATGAGTGGACGCTGGGCGCACTCCACTTTCATCGGGGAATTGCAGCACCAAAAGGCCAAAGACCAAGGCGATAGCCAACTGAGAAACCAGCTTGGCAGTCTTGTTCAGACCCAGGTTGCGGTTCATGTACAGCTTGATGAAGTCATCGGCAAAACCAGTAGCACCCAGGCCGAGGGTTAGACCCAGCACCAGCAAACCAGAGACAGTAAAGCCACCAACTCCCTGGGCCATGGCTAACAGGTTAGTAAATACGTAGGCCACCACAATACCAGCGATAATTGCGATACCACCCATGGTTGGGGTGCCACGCTTACGCAAATGTGATTGCAAACCTTCTTCGCGGATTTCCTGGCCTAATTGGCGATTGGTGAAATACCGAATCAACAAAGGAGTGAGGAAGATGGAGACCAGGAACGCAACGGCCCCGCTGATAATGATCTGTTGCATGTGTTTTAATGTCCTCCCACATTCCGGCTGGAATTGCCGTCAACTGCGGCGTGCAGCGCTTCTGCCACTCGCCATAAACGATCCGCATTTGATGCCTTAACTAGCACGACGTCATCGCGCTTAAGTTCGCGCTGCAAAAGCTCAGTAGCTGCATGGACATCGGCTACCTGATCAGTAGTAATTCCTCTGTTTAGTGCAGCCTGTACGAGTGCCTCGCTATTAGGGTTCTCCCCCACTGCGATAAGGCGATCTACGTGATACTTGGCAAGTTCGGCTCCGAGTTCAGCATGTGCTTCCTTGGCATCATCGCCAAGTTCACCCATCTGTCCTAACACTGCCCAGCTACTTGCTTCGGAACGGCCGCTTGCGGTGTAGGCAAGAGCTGCAATTCCGGCGCGCATAGAATCTGGATTTGCGTTATAGGAGTCATTGATAATGGTGACGCCATCTTTGCGGGTGCGGACATCCATGCGGTGTGCTGATGCTGCAGCATGCGCTTGCAAACCTGCAACCACTATTTCTGGAGCTACTCCGGCTTCAATGGCAATTGCTGCTGCTGCCAGGGCATTAGCTACCTGGTGTTCGCCAAAAACTTGCAAGCTTACCGGCCACGATCCATCTTTGGTGTGCAACTGGAAGCTTGCACGGGCAACATCGTCAAGCACGACATCGCTAGCCCAATAATCCACGGCGTGCTGTGTCTTCTTGGTTCGGCCATGGCGTGGTGCCTCGCCAGACGCAGAGAAGTACACCACCTTAGCGGTGGTGCGTGGTGCCATCGCAGAAACTAGATCATCATCTGCATTGAGTACTGCTACTCCACCTTGGGTAGCAGCGGGCAATGCCTCAATGATCTCGCCTTTAGCCTGGGCAATATTTTCCCGAGAGCCAAATTCACCCAGATGTGCGCTACCCACGTTAAGCACTGCGGCAATTTGTGGCGGTGCGATTTCAGTGAGGTGGCGTATATGCCCGATACCACGCGCTGACATCTCCGCTACCAAATATTGGGTGGTCTCGGTGCAGCGCAAAGCGGTATGGGGCAAACCAAGTTCATTATTAAAAGAGCCTGGAGGCGCCACGGTTTCCCCAACCTGGGATAACACAGTGGCAATAAAGTCCTTGGTGGAGGTTTTACCAGCAGAGCCGGTAATGGCCACCACGTTGAGTGAATGATCAGCTACGCATAGGTCAACAACCCGGCGCGCCAATTTGGAGAGTGCAGCAACAACGGCAGCGCCATGACCGTCTGGATCATGGGCATAGATATCGGCATTTGAGTTGGTGGCAGCAACCTTTGGCACGATGATGGCTGGAGCTGGGACTTCGCGGGCAGCCAATACTGCGGCTGCTCCCTTTTCCACTGCTGCTGCAGCATATTCGTGTCCATCTACCCGTGCGCCTGGAAGAGCTAAGAAGAGGCCTCCAGGAACGATTGCCCGAGAATCAAATTCGACGCTTCCCAGAACTGGTGT encodes the following:
- the murD gene encoding UDP-N-acetylmuramoyl-L-alanine--D-glutamate ligase, with the protein product MTDISTLPAELQGRILVAGAGVSGISIARMLTDLKCTVVVADDNETARHMLIELVDAQDMSTDRARAELDTFSLVVTSPGWHPDSPLLVDAHRHGLEVVGDVEVAWRLDQAGVFGKPRTWLAVTGTNGKTTTTAMLAGMMNEGGFAAKAVGNIGLPVSEALNAKERVDVLVAELSSFQLHWAPTFTPDAGVLLNLAEDHIDWHGSMREYALAKAKVLHGPVAVIGADDVYLTELVQELNIAGLKSFTLGEPKEDQLGVKAGELVDNAFSQQHTLAPADGINPAGPAGVLDALAAAAIARSQGVSAAAIANALAAFEVAGHRGQVVATDNGVDFIDNSKATNPHAADSALAGHDSVIWIVGGQLKGTDISELVIKHAHRIKAALVLGVDRAEIVAALKTHAPAASVFVTDLSDPVAATKEIVAEAFRLKAPGDTVLLAPAAASLDMFKGMGQRGDLFARTVVETIEQQVEEKG
- a CDS encoding UDP-N-acetylmuramoyl-tripeptide--D-alanyl-D-alanine ligase; the protein is MIQLTLGEIAEIVGGTLSGGAEAHTPVLGSVEFDSRAIVPGGLFLALPGARVDGHEYAAAAVEKGAAAVLAAREVPAPAIIVPKVAATNSNADIYAHDPDGHGAAVVAALSKLARRVVDLCVADHSLNVVAITGSAGKTSTKDFIATVLSQVGETVAPPGSFNNELGLPHTALRCTETTQYLVAEMSARGIGHIRHLTEIAPPQIAAVLNVGSAHLGEFGSRENIAQAKGEIIEALPAATQGGVAVLNADDDLVSAMAPRTTAKVVYFSASGEAPRHGRTKKTQHAVDYWASDVVLDDVARASFQLHTKDGSWPVSLQVFGEHQVANALAAAAIAIEAGVAPEIVVAGLQAHAAASAHRMDVRTRKDGVTIINDSYNANPDSMRAGIAALAYTASGRSEASSWAVLGQMGELGDDAKEAHAELGAELAKYHVDRLIAVGENPNSEALVQAALNRGITTDQVADVHAATELLQRELKRDDVVLVKASNADRLWRVAEALHAAVDGNSSRNVGGH
- the mraY gene encoding phospho-N-acetylmuramoyl-pentapeptide-transferase — its product is MQQIIISGAVAFLVSIFLTPLLIRYFTNRQLGQEIREEGLQSHLRKRGTPTMGGIAIIAGIVVAYVFTNLLAMAQGVGGFTVSGLLVLGLTLGLGATGFADDFIKLYMNRNLGLNKTAKLVSQLAIALVFGLLVLQFPDESGVRPASTHLSFIRDIDTIDLAFGGSIIGIIIFLIFIYVVVSAWSNAVNITDGLDGLAAGTTAFVMGAYTLITFWQFRNSCDTAVEAGCYTVRDPLDISILCAAGLGATLGFLWWNAAPAKIFMGDTGSLALGGLVAGLSVVTRTELLMVIIGSLFVIEVASVAIQIFVFKTRGKRVFKMAPIHHHFEAVGWAETTVVIRFWLIVVMGVLGGMAVFYSDWLSLAEV